One genomic window of Quercus lobata isolate SW786 chromosome 9, ValleyOak3.0 Primary Assembly, whole genome shotgun sequence includes the following:
- the LOC115960391 gene encoding TOM1-like protein 2, translating to MDKLNLAQLGERLKNQGAQMGRIVSGKVKEILQTPTPESKLVDEATSETLEEMGPNWGLNLRICKLINAEEISGTEIVRAIKKKISSGTGSNNNGAVVSQSLSLDLLETCAMNCEKVFSEVASEKVLDEMVKMIENPQTHLGNRKRGLDLIRAWGQSEDLAYLPVFHQTYMSLKGRSIPPLVQEGNSLPMQYSLESYDQQPLSPPERYPIPDTGMHDTGGSSLPFSYRILSVEEKKEYLVVTRNSLELFSSILNTETEPKPLKEDLTISMLENCKQSQPVIKAIIESTTDDEGMLFEALYLHDELAQVISKYEQLEAAQKTGEQQPENSDPVNCEDLEAGQEPGGKLPENSDASKSELEAAQSLAGNLPEKAHASEAKSPALVGAHNENKLVDFPKGESAEPSNEKINDK from the exons atggacaagtTGAATCTAGCGCAACTGGGTGAGCGTTTGAAGAACCAAGGAGCTCAAATGGGTCGAATTGTCTCCGGAAAAGTGAAGGAAATCCTTCAAACCCCAACGCCGGAGTCGAAACTGGTGGACGAGGCCACTTCTGAGACGCTAGAGGAAATGGGTCCCAACTGGGGGCTCAACTTGCGGATATGCAAGTTGATCAACGCGGAAGAGATTAGCGGGACTGAGATCGTGAGGGCCATCAAGAAGAAGATCTCTTCTGGGACTGGGAGTAACAACAATGGCGCGGTGGTCAGCCAGAGCCTGAGTTTGGATTTGTTGGAGACTTGTGCTATGAACTGTGAGAAGGTTTTCTCTGAGGTGGCTTCTGAGAAAGTGTTGGACGAGATGGTGAAGATGATAGAGAATCCGCAGACCCATCTTGGGAATAGGAAAAGGGGTTTGGATTTGATTCGGGCTTGGGGGCAGTCCGAGGATCTCGCTTATCTACCTGTCTTTCATCAGACTTACATG AGCTTGAAAGGAAGAAGCATACCTCCACTTGTACAAGAAGGGAATTCACTTCCCATGCAGTATTCCTTGGAATCATATGATCAACAGCCTCTGTCTCCACCTGAGAGATACCCTATTCCTGACACAGGAATGCATGACACAGGAGGTAGTTCACTCCCCTTTAGTTATAGAATCCTATCtgttgaagaaaagaaagagtatCTTGTTGTAACTCGAAACAGCCTTGAACTATTCTCCAGCATATTGAACACCGAAACAGAGCCCAAACCTTTGAAG GAAGATCTTACAATAAGCATGTTGGAGAATTGCAAGCAGTCGCAGCCTGTCATTAAGGCGATTATAGAAAGCACCACTGATGATGAAGGGATGCTGTTTGAGGCTCTATATCTTCATGATGAGCTTGCGCAGGTGATTTCCAAGTATGAGCAGTTGGAAGCTGCTCAAAAGACAGGAGAACAACAACCTGAAAACTCTGATCCTGTTAACTGTGAGGACTTGGAAGCTGGCCAAGAGCCTGGAGGAAAACTGCCTGAGAATTCTGATGCCTCTAAGAGTGAGTTAGAAGCTGCTCAAAGCCTTGCAGGAAATCTACCAGAAAAGGCTCATGCATCTGAGGCCAAATCACCTGCTCTTGTAGGAGCTCATAATGAGAACAAGTTGGTGGATTTCCCAAAAGGAGAGAGTGCTGAACCAAGCAATGAGAAGATAAATGATAAATGA